A window from Halomicrobium urmianum encodes these proteins:
- the sufB gene encoding Fe-S cluster assembly protein SufB has protein sequence MSSDQDHLKETDTEARFEFKKEESSAFETEAGLTEETVRVISEDKDEPDWMLERRLRALEQFQQMPMPTDWPGQPDLSEIDIEQIVPYIRPDIETRGGAESWEDLPEEIQDTFDKLGIPEAEKNALSGVGAQYESEIVYQNMQEQWEEKGVIFCDMDEAVREHEEIVKEHFMTKCVPPSDNKFAALHGAVWSGGSFVYVPEGVTVEMPIQAYFRMNSEGMGQFEHTLIVAEENSEVHYIEGCSAPQYATHNLHSGGVEVFVGEGAHVQYSTVQNWSKNTYNLNTKRAIVEADGTMEWVSGSMGSKATMLYPSTVLKGPGATDNHITIAFAGEGQNIDTGAKVYHNAPDTKSTIESKSISKDGGRTNYRGLVHISDGAEDSSTSVECDALMFDNESTSDTMPYMEIQENQVDVAHEATVGKIGDEDVFYLQSRGLDDDDAKQMIVAGFIEPITEELPIEYAVELNRLIELEMEGSLG, from the coding sequence ATGAGTTCCGATCAAGACCACCTCAAAGAGACCGACACCGAGGCCCGCTTCGAGTTCAAGAAGGAGGAGAGCTCCGCCTTCGAGACCGAGGCCGGCCTGACCGAGGAGACCGTCCGGGTCATCTCGGAAGACAAGGACGAGCCCGACTGGATGCTCGAGCGCCGCCTCCGCGCGCTCGAACAGTTCCAGCAGATGCCGATGCCGACCGACTGGCCCGGCCAGCCGGACCTCTCGGAGATCGACATCGAGCAGATCGTGCCCTACATCCGCCCGGACATCGAGACCCGCGGCGGGGCCGAGTCCTGGGAGGATCTCCCCGAGGAGATCCAGGACACCTTCGACAAGCTCGGCATCCCGGAGGCGGAGAAGAACGCCCTCTCCGGCGTCGGCGCCCAGTACGAGTCGGAGATCGTCTACCAGAACATGCAGGAGCAGTGGGAGGAGAAGGGCGTCATCTTCTGCGACATGGACGAGGCCGTCCGTGAGCACGAGGAGATCGTCAAGGAGCACTTCATGACGAAGTGCGTCCCTCCGAGCGACAACAAGTTCGCCGCGCTGCACGGCGCAGTCTGGTCGGGCGGCTCGTTCGTGTACGTCCCGGAGGGCGTCACGGTCGAGATGCCCATCCAGGCGTACTTCCGGATGAACTCCGAGGGGATGGGCCAGTTCGAGCACACGCTCATCGTCGCCGAGGAGAACTCCGAAGTGCACTACATCGAGGGCTGCTCCGCGCCCCAGTACGCCACCCACAACCTCCACTCCGGCGGCGTCGAGGTGTTCGTCGGCGAGGGCGCGCACGTCCAGTACTCGACGGTGCAGAACTGGTCGAAGAACACATACAACCTCAACACCAAGCGCGCCATCGTCGAGGCGGACGGCACGATGGAGTGGGTCTCCGGCAGCATGGGATCGAAGGCCACGATGCTGTACCCCTCCACCGTCCTCAAGGGCCCCGGCGCGACGGACAACCACATCACCATCGCGTTCGCGGGCGAGGGCCAGAACATCGACACCGGCGCGAAGGTCTACCACAACGCGCCCGACACGAAGTCGACCATCGAGTCCAAGTCCATCTCCAAGGACGGCGGCCGCACCAACTACCGCGGTCTCGTCCACATCTCCGACGGCGCCGAGGACTCCTCGACGTCGGTCGAGTGCGACGCGCTGATGTTCGACAACGAGTCGACGTCGGACACCATGCCGTACATGGAGATCCAGGAGAACCAGGTGGACGTCGCCCACGAGGCGACCGTCGGCAAGATCGGCGACGAGGACGTCTTCTACCTCCAGAGCCGCGGCCTGGACGACGACGACGCCAAGCAGATGATCGTCGCCGGCTTCATCGAGCCGATCACCGAGGAACTGCCCATCGAGTACGCCGTCGAGCTCAACCGCCTCATCGAACTCGAGATGGAGGGCTCGCTCGGGTAA
- a CDS encoding ABC transporter ATP-binding protein, whose amino-acid sequence MAVLEINNLHAEVAEEGGEQILQGVDLEVESGEIHALMGPNGSGKSTTAKVIAGHPAYEVTEGEVLIHLEDDEFGEDVEIPDDMRTWDLLDLEPNERAALGVFLGFQYPAEIEGVTMVNFLRTALNAKLEEREELFEDEEEEETEADDEEGYETSPMEGPADEGEIGVAEFQQILQEKMEQLDMDEKFANRYLNAGFSGGEKKQNEVLQAAILEPSIAVLDEIDSGLDIDRLQDVSNGINALRDEQGAGILQITHYQRILDYVEPDHVHVMLDGEIAKSGGAELAEQLEDEGYDWVREEVYEAA is encoded by the coding sequence ATGGCAGTACTCGAAATCAACAATCTACACGCTGAAGTGGCCGAAGAGGGCGGTGAGCAGATCCTGCAGGGCGTCGACCTCGAGGTCGAGTCGGGCGAGATCCACGCGCTGATGGGTCCCAACGGATCGGGCAAGTCGACGACCGCGAAGGTCATCGCGGGTCACCCCGCCTACGAGGTCACCGAGGGCGAGGTCCTCATCCACCTCGAGGACGACGAGTTCGGCGAGGACGTCGAGATCCCCGACGACATGCGTACCTGGGACCTGCTGGACCTCGAACCGAACGAGCGTGCCGCGCTCGGCGTCTTCCTCGGCTTCCAGTACCCCGCCGAGATCGAGGGCGTCACGATGGTGAACTTCCTCCGCACGGCGCTCAACGCCAAGCTCGAGGAGCGCGAGGAGCTCTTCGAGGACGAGGAAGAGGAGGAGACTGAGGCCGACGACGAAGAGGGCTACGAGACCTCCCCGATGGAGGGCCCCGCCGACGAGGGCGAGATCGGCGTCGCCGAGTTCCAGCAGATCCTCCAGGAGAAGATGGAGCAGCTGGACATGGACGAGAAGTTCGCCAACCGCTATCTCAACGCCGGCTTCTCCGGCGGCGAGAAGAAGCAAAACGAGGTCCTCCAGGCCGCGATCCTGGAGCCTTCGATCGCCGTGCTCGACGAGATCGACTCCGGGCTGGACATCGACCGCCTGCAGGACGTCTCCAACGGCATCAACGCGCTGCGCGACGAGCAGGGCGCCGGCATCCTCCAGATCACCCACTACCAGCGGATCCTCGACTACGTCGAGCCCGATCACGTCCACGTGATGCTCGACGGCGAGATCGCCAAGTCCGGCGGCGCCGAACTGGCCGAACAGCTCGAGGACGAGGGCTACGACTGGGTCCGCGAGGAGGTTTACGAGGCAGCGTGA
- a CDS encoding DNA-directed DNA polymerase, with protein MTDEGQQGLDAFVDDGGDDGRDVAEEARAVAGDGGGAADVVDASDHLFPEVDDSVEIAVTQVDYTIEGSGDDEYPVMHVFGRTDDEEAVHARVYDFKPYFYAPAENVDADRLRQYDSITGWEESDDDGEPYESIRGERLVKIFGQTPRDVGRIRDDFDHYEADILFPNRFLIDKGITSGVRLPVREADDDDGDALRVHHSEVEPVEMSAEPRINIFDIEVDDRHGFPEDGEEPIVCLTSHDSYRDEYVAWLYESPDGVNGPEALERYEPIREDFEADVRVFEEEEAMLDAFLDYIEETDVDVLSGWNFDDFDAPYLVDRLDELAGPHHDYDLDADRLSRVNEVWDGGWGGPDIKGRVVFDLLYAYQRTQFSELDSYRLDAVGEAELGVGKERYPGDIGDLWEDDPERLLEYNLRDVELCVELDRDQNIIPFWDEVRTFVGCKLEDATTPGDAVDMYVLHKLHGEFALPSKGQQEGEDYEGGAVFDPITGVKENVTVLDLKSLYPMCMVTTNASPETKVDPDAYDGETYRAPNGTHFRKEPDGVIREMVDELLSEREEKKSLRNDNDPDSDEYERYDRQQAAVKVIMNSLYGVLGWDRFRLYDKEMGAAVTATGREVIEFTEQAANEVGHEVVYGDTDSVMLELGPDVEKEEAIEQSFELEEHINESYDDFAREELNAEEHRFQIEFEKLYRRFFQAGKKKRYAGHIVWSEGKKVDDIDITGFEYQRSDIAPITKRVQHRVIEMIVHGEDIDDVKTYVHDVIEDFQAGNVDPEDVGIPGGIGKKLDNYDTDTAQVRGAKYANLLLGTNFQSGSKPKRLYLKRVHDDFFQRVEEEKGLDPAEDPLYSEFRRDPDVICFEFADQIPEEFEVDWDKMLDKTLKGPIARILEAMGVSWDEVKAGQEQTGLGQFT; from the coding sequence ATGACCGACGAGGGCCAGCAGGGCCTGGACGCGTTCGTCGACGACGGCGGGGACGACGGGCGGGACGTGGCCGAGGAGGCCCGTGCCGTGGCCGGCGACGGCGGCGGCGCCGCCGACGTCGTCGACGCCAGCGACCACCTCTTCCCGGAGGTCGACGACAGCGTCGAGATCGCAGTCACGCAGGTCGACTACACCATCGAGGGCTCGGGGGACGACGAGTACCCCGTCATGCACGTCTTCGGGCGGACCGACGACGAGGAGGCCGTCCACGCGCGCGTGTACGACTTCAAACCCTACTTCTACGCGCCTGCCGAGAACGTGGATGCCGACCGCCTCCGCCAGTACGACAGCATCACGGGCTGGGAGGAAAGCGACGACGACGGCGAGCCCTACGAGTCCATCCGCGGGGAGCGCCTGGTCAAGATCTTCGGGCAGACGCCCCGCGACGTGGGCCGGATCCGCGACGACTTCGACCACTACGAGGCTGACATCCTCTTCCCCAACCGCTTCCTGATCGACAAGGGGATCACCAGCGGCGTGCGCCTGCCCGTCCGCGAGGCCGACGACGACGACGGCGACGCCCTGCGGGTCCACCACAGCGAGGTCGAACCGGTCGAGATGAGCGCCGAACCCCGGATCAATATCTTCGACATCGAGGTCGACGACCGGCACGGATTCCCCGAGGACGGAGAGGAGCCGATCGTCTGTCTCACCTCCCACGACTCCTACCGCGACGAGTACGTCGCCTGGCTCTACGAGTCGCCCGACGGCGTGAACGGTCCGGAAGCACTGGAGCGCTACGAACCGATTCGAGAGGACTTCGAGGCCGACGTCCGCGTCTTCGAGGAGGAGGAAGCGATGCTCGACGCATTCCTCGATTACATCGAAGAAACCGACGTAGATGTTCTCTCTGGCTGGAACTTCGATGACTTCGACGCCCCCTACCTCGTCGACCGCCTCGACGAACTGGCCGGCCCGCACCACGACTACGACCTCGACGCCGACCGGCTCTCCCGCGTGAACGAGGTCTGGGACGGCGGCTGGGGCGGCCCGGACATCAAGGGCCGGGTCGTCTTCGACCTCCTGTACGCCTACCAGCGCACGCAGTTCAGCGAACTGGACTCCTACCGGCTGGACGCCGTCGGCGAGGCGGAACTCGGCGTCGGCAAGGAGCGCTACCCCGGCGACATCGGCGACCTCTGGGAGGACGACCCCGAGCGCCTGCTGGAGTACAACCTCCGCGACGTGGAGCTGTGCGTCGAACTGGACCGCGACCAGAACATCATCCCCTTCTGGGACGAGGTCCGCACGTTCGTCGGCTGCAAACTCGAGGACGCCACCACGCCCGGCGACGCGGTGGACATGTACGTCCTCCACAAGCTCCACGGGGAGTTCGCCCTCCCCTCGAAGGGTCAGCAGGAGGGCGAGGACTACGAGGGCGGCGCCGTCTTCGACCCCATCACCGGCGTCAAGGAGAACGTCACCGTGCTCGACCTGAAGAGCCTGTACCCGATGTGCATGGTGACCACGAACGCCAGCCCGGAGACCAAGGTCGACCCCGATGCCTACGACGGCGAGACCTACCGCGCGCCCAACGGGACCCACTTCCGGAAGGAACCGGACGGCGTCATCCGGGAGATGGTCGACGAACTCCTCTCCGAGCGCGAGGAGAAGAAGTCCCTCCGAAACGATAACGACCCTGATTCCGACGAGTACGAGCGCTACGACCGGCAGCAAGCAGCTGTCAAGGTAATTATGAACTCTTTATATGGGGTCTTGGGATGGGACCGCTTCCGCCTCTACGACAAGGAGATGGGCGCCGCCGTGACCGCGACGGGCCGGGAGGTCATCGAGTTCACCGAGCAGGCCGCCAACGAGGTTGGCCACGAGGTCGTCTACGGCGACACCGACAGCGTCATGCTCGAACTCGGCCCCGACGTCGAGAAGGAGGAGGCCATCGAGCAGTCCTTCGAGCTCGAGGAACACATCAACGAGTCGTACGACGACTTCGCCCGAGAGGAGCTCAACGCCGAGGAGCACCGCTTCCAGATCGAGTTCGAGAAGCTCTACCGGCGGTTCTTCCAGGCGGGCAAAAAGAAGCGCTACGCCGGCCACATCGTCTGGTCGGAGGGCAAGAAGGTCGACGACATCGACATCACCGGCTTCGAGTACCAGCGCTCGGACATCGCGCCGATCACCAAGCGGGTCCAGCACCGCGTCATCGAGATGATCGTCCACGGCGAGGACATCGACGACGTCAAGACCTACGTCCACGACGTCATCGAGGACTTCCAGGCGGGCAACGTCGACCCCGAGGACGTCGGCATCCCCGGCGGCATCGGGAAGAAACTGGACAACTACGACACGGACACCGCGCAGGTCCGCGGCGCGAAGTACGCCAACCTCCTGCTGGGGACGAACTTCCAGAGCGGATCGAAGCCCAAGCGGCTCTACCTGAAGCGGGTCCACGACGACTTCTTCCAGCGGGTCGAGGAAGAGAAGGGCCTCGACCCCGCCGAGGACCCGCTGTACAGTGAGTTCCGGCGGGACCCGGACGTCATCTGCTTCGAGTTCGCCGACCAGATCCCGGAGGAGTTCGAGGTCGACTGGGACAAGATGCTCGACAAGACCCTGAAGGGCCCGATCGCTCGCATCCTCGAGGCCATGGGCGTCTCCTGGGACGAGGTCAAGGCCGGCCAGGAGCAGACCGGCCTCGGCCAGTTCACGTGA
- a CDS encoding DUF7331 family protein, protein MSNHARADDEAEELRSEPSLPSAVESTETYETDEGTVFYDAENPMAWIQAESPVALDDVA, encoded by the coding sequence ATGTCGAACCACGCACGAGCCGACGACGAGGCGGAGGAACTGCGCTCCGAACCCAGCCTGCCGAGCGCGGTCGAGTCGACCGAGACCTACGAGACCGACGAGGGGACAGTGTTCTACGACGCCGAGAACCCGATGGCCTGGATCCAGGCCGAGTCGCCGGTGGCGCTGGACGACGTCGCCTGA
- a CDS encoding DUF7322 domain-containing protein codes for MLPDGDGDRSPHEPEEFDPNSLGPDAPSAPGTGSPADDVAPEVPSAPELDPSAADPDTARLFWSLVALFNVALLGLSIGPMIGVFLGDWDLGLRVFLVGLLTGGYGAIKYYRFREDDAAD; via the coding sequence GTGCTTCCAGATGGCGACGGGGACCGATCGCCCCACGAGCCCGAGGAGTTCGATCCGAACAGCCTGGGGCCCGACGCGCCGTCCGCGCCGGGGACCGGGTCGCCCGCCGACGACGTGGCGCCCGAGGTCCCGTCCGCGCCGGAGCTCGACCCGAGCGCCGCGGACCCCGACACCGCTCGCCTGTTCTGGTCGCTCGTCGCCCTGTTCAACGTCGCGCTGCTCGGGCTCTCGATCGGACCCATGATCGGCGTCTTCCTCGGCGACTGGGACCTCGGCCTGCGCGTGTTCCTCGTCGGCCTCCTGACAGGGGGGTACGGGGCGATCAAGTACTATCGGTTCAGGGAGGACGATGCGGCCGACTGA